In one Geoglobus acetivorans genomic region, the following are encoded:
- the speD gene encoding adenosylmethionine decarboxylase — protein MGTEGTHIIVEASGCNPDVLSDPKKIERIFKDAAKHAKMTVKASHFFKFMPAGVSGAVIIAESHISIHTWPELGYAAIDVYTCGDSNPEEAVDFILERIGAKHAHVSEVRRGIREEEGTYTHTILTWEEEF, from the coding sequence GTGGGAACAGAGGGGACACACATTATAGTGGAGGCTTCAGGGTGCAATCCGGACGTTCTCTCGGATCCAAAGAAGATAGAGAGGATTTTCAAGGATGCTGCAAAGCACGCAAAAATGACTGTGAAGGCATCTCATTTTTTCAAGTTCATGCCTGCCGGGGTGTCAGGGGCAGTTATAATTGCCGAATCTCACATCTCGATTCATACCTGGCCTGAGCTTGGGTATGCAGCCATAGACGTCTACACATGTGGCGACTCCAATCCTGAGGAGGCTGTGGACTTCATTCTCGAAAGGATAGGGGCAAAGCATGCCCACGTTTCCGAGGTCAGGAGGGGTATCAGGGAGGAAGAAGGCACCTACACTCATACGATTCTCACGTGGGAGGAGGAGTTCTGA
- the hisC gene encoding histidinol-phosphate transaminase, protein MRSDIDRIPEYVPGKSIEEIKKKYGLKRIIKLASNENPYGFSPLVAEILKNPYRLNVYPPSDPEELRERISEYIGYEPEMIALSAGMDGVLESVFKMLIDPGDGVCYAPPTFPYYSILARIYRADEIRLKRDANYRMAEYVKGAKLTIICTPNNPTGNSEDFDFVREVIESVRGYVFIDEAYAEFAERDMLKLAEYENVIIGRTFSKAFGLANLRVGYGIMHPSLRKAFMKVNPPFSLSSIAISAALAALEDTEWMKETVRKIIYGRGWLYSELKKIARPVKSDANFIFFETDISSRDLAERLERRGVIVRSLRNFDGAGENAVRVSVGTEEQNRIFVDALREVLCSQ, encoded by the coding sequence ATGAGGAGTGACATAGACAGGATACCGGAATATGTTCCCGGAAAGAGCATCGAAGAGATAAAGAAAAAATACGGGTTGAAGAGAATCATCAAGCTTGCATCCAACGAGAATCCTTACGGCTTTTCCCCACTGGTGGCGGAGATTCTGAAGAATCCATATCGCCTCAACGTCTATCCCCCTTCCGATCCTGAGGAACTCAGGGAGAGAATTTCTGAATACATCGGATATGAGCCAGAAATGATTGCACTCTCAGCCGGAATGGACGGAGTCCTTGAATCGGTTTTCAAGATGCTCATTGATCCTGGAGATGGTGTTTGCTATGCTCCTCCAACCTTTCCGTATTACTCCATTCTCGCCAGAATTTACAGAGCGGATGAGATCAGGCTGAAAAGGGATGCGAATTACAGAATGGCAGAATATGTGAAAGGAGCGAAACTTACAATCATCTGTACGCCAAACAATCCCACAGGCAACTCTGAAGATTTTGACTTTGTCCGGGAGGTGATAGAGTCTGTAAGAGGATACGTGTTTATTGATGAGGCCTATGCTGAGTTTGCGGAAAGGGATATGCTGAAACTTGCAGAATATGAGAACGTGATCATAGGTAGAACGTTTTCAAAGGCGTTTGGGCTGGCGAACCTCAGAGTTGGCTACGGGATTATGCACCCGTCGTTGAGAAAGGCATTCATGAAGGTCAATCCACCTTTCTCTCTTTCATCCATTGCAATATCTGCCGCACTTGCGGCACTGGAGGACACCGAGTGGATGAAGGAAACGGTGAGAAAAATCATTTATGGCAGAGGATGGCTTTATTCCGAGCTTAAAAAAATCGCAAGGCCTGTGAAATCTGATGCCAACTTCATCTTTTTCGAGACTGATATTTCCTCCCGTGATCTTGCAGAGAGGCTTGAAAGGAGGGGCGTGATTGTAAGATCTCTAAGGAATTTCGATGGCGCTGGCGAAAATGCGGTCAGGGTGAGTGTTGGGACCGAGGAGCAGAACAGAATCTTCGTTGATGCGCTGAGGGAAGTACTATGTTCGCAATAA
- the mobA gene encoding molybdenum cofactor guanylyltransferase gives MNVAILVGGKGRRLGGAEKSQIRICGKKIIERLTEEFAEFETVIVCRDEGQKRLFEGHCCVVDSVRNFGPLAGIHSALKHFRRRTVVVACDMPFVKAKVLEKLYAEAEKCDADVLLPVWNDGRLEPLLAVYSPNIIHEIERSFEKNERKILAPVFRSNNVALYDIECLRKIDKNLISFFNVNTREDVERAEKLCLSTDLEERSRI, from the coding sequence GTGAACGTCGCAATTCTCGTCGGGGGGAAGGGGAGGAGGCTTGGCGGTGCTGAAAAGTCTCAGATAAGAATTTGTGGAAAAAAGATTATTGAAAGGCTCACAGAGGAATTTGCCGAATTTGAAACAGTTATTGTCTGCAGAGATGAAGGCCAAAAGCGGCTTTTTGAAGGCCACTGCTGTGTTGTGGATTCCGTGAGGAATTTTGGCCCCCTTGCAGGGATACATTCAGCTTTAAAACACTTCAGGCGCAGGACAGTAGTTGTTGCCTGCGATATGCCCTTTGTTAAGGCAAAAGTTTTGGAAAAGCTGTATGCTGAGGCTGAAAAATGTGATGCAGATGTGCTGCTGCCGGTCTGGAATGATGGAAGACTTGAGCCTTTGCTGGCTGTATACTCTCCGAATATTATTCACGAAATCGAGAGAAGCTTCGAAAAAAACGAGAGAAAGATACTTGCTCCCGTATTCCGGAGCAATAACGTTGCTCTTTATGATATTGAATGTTTACGAAAAATTGATAAAAATCTGATATCTTTCTTTAATGTAAATACCCGTGAAGACGTGGAGCGAGCTGAAAAACTATGCTTGTCGACAGATTTGGAAGAAAGATCACGAATCTGA
- the mfnA gene encoding tyrosine decarboxylase MfnA encodes MDVIEELKAVRGRDIPYSRVLSSMCTVPHPVAAEAHSLFIETNLGDPGIFVGTMELEKKVISMLGRLLGNENAAGYISSGGTEANIQGIRAARNLKKVEKPNIVIPKSAHFSFEKIGDILGVEIRRAKLDENYCVDVSEVEKLVNDNTVALVGIAGTTELGQVDDIKELGRIAEEQDVFLHIDAAFGGLVLPFLDERIPFDFEVRAVSSITVDPHKMGMATIPAGGILFRDENFLKALEVETPYLTTRFQYTLTGTRPGTGVASTYAVLKHLGYDGMKRIVRECLRNTRALVEEMKTLGFEPVVEPVMNVVSFHARDAGRLKDELYRRRWVISTIREPEAIRMVIMPHVNEEMIKEFISDFRQMLIQLGYQS; translated from the coding sequence ATGGATGTGATTGAAGAACTCAAAGCTGTCAGAGGCAGAGATATCCCCTACTCGAGAGTTCTCAGCTCAATGTGCACTGTCCCGCATCCTGTTGCGGCTGAAGCTCACAGTTTATTTATTGAAACAAACCTTGGAGACCCGGGCATTTTCGTCGGAACCATGGAGCTTGAAAAAAAGGTCATCTCAATGCTGGGCAGACTGCTGGGCAACGAAAATGCTGCCGGGTACATATCATCCGGAGGGACTGAAGCAAATATTCAGGGAATCAGGGCTGCAAGAAACCTGAAAAAAGTGGAGAAACCAAACATAGTCATTCCAAAATCTGCCCACTTTTCATTCGAAAAAATAGGCGACATCCTCGGAGTAGAGATAAGAAGAGCAAAGCTGGACGAAAACTATTGCGTGGATGTATCGGAAGTTGAAAAACTTGTGAACGATAACACCGTGGCGCTCGTGGGCATAGCCGGAACAACAGAGCTTGGACAGGTGGACGATATCAAAGAGCTGGGAAGAATTGCAGAAGAACAGGACGTTTTTCTGCACATCGATGCAGCTTTTGGTGGACTTGTTCTACCATTTCTTGACGAGAGAATCCCGTTTGATTTCGAAGTAAGGGCTGTGAGCTCGATAACCGTCGATCCCCACAAAATGGGCATGGCCACGATCCCCGCGGGAGGGATACTTTTCAGAGACGAGAACTTCCTCAAAGCCCTCGAAGTTGAAACACCCTACCTGACAACGAGGTTTCAGTACACCCTAACCGGAACGCGACCCGGAACAGGTGTCGCCTCAACCTATGCGGTGCTAAAGCATCTTGGATACGATGGGATGAAAAGGATCGTGAGGGAGTGTCTCAGAAACACCAGAGCGCTCGTGGAGGAGATGAAAACCCTTGGGTTTGAGCCTGTGGTGGAGCCTGTGATGAACGTGGTTTCATTCCACGCACGTGATGCCGGCAGGCTGAAGGATGAACTATACAGGAGAAGATGGGTGATATCAACCATCCGGGAACCTGAAGCCATCAGGATGGTCATAATGCCACACGTAAATGAGGAAATGATAAAGGAATTCATTTCAGATTTCAGGCAGATGCTCATCCAGCTCGGATATCAAAGTTAA
- a CDS encoding flavodoxin family protein, whose product MILGICGSPRKKATHFVLERALEMLEEMGYETEFFTVRGKKINFCTHCDYCLKHKKCVFSDDVSELYELIEKADGLILATPTYNSGVSAQLKAIMDRTRAILAKDPNILRGKVGMGIAVGGDRMGGQEIALLQIHAFFILNGVIPAGGGAYGANLGATFWSKDTLEGVMEDEEGFRSLKKTIKKFAKFIAEYRTGKVKSA is encoded by the coding sequence ATGATACTGGGAATATGTGGAAGTCCCAGGAAGAAAGCAACGCATTTCGTTCTTGAAAGAGCCTTGGAAATGCTCGAAGAAATGGGATACGAAACGGAATTTTTCACCGTGAGAGGCAAGAAAATAAATTTCTGCACTCACTGCGATTACTGTCTCAAGCACAAAAAGTGCGTGTTCAGCGACGATGTTTCCGAACTTTACGAGCTGATTGAAAAAGCAGACGGCCTCATTCTCGCCACCCCCACATATAACAGCGGCGTCTCAGCACAGCTCAAGGCGATCATGGACAGGACGAGGGCTATTCTGGCAAAGGACCCAAACATCCTCAGAGGAAAGGTGGGCATGGGCATTGCGGTCGGTGGCGACAGAATGGGGGGGCAGGAGATTGCCCTTCTTCAGATCCACGCATTCTTTATTCTGAACGGAGTTATTCCCGCTGGGGGAGGTGCTTACGGGGCAAATCTGGGGGCAACGTTCTGGAGCAAAGATACGCTTGAGGGAGTCATGGAGGATGAAGAGGGTTTCCGAAGCCTGAAAAAAACAATTAAAAAATTCGCAAAATTTATTGCCGAATACAGAACCGGAAAGGTTAAAAGTGCCTGA
- the afpA gene encoding archaeoflavoprotein AfpA, translated as MDKKLRIAWGITGAGDRIKETFDVMKNIKRNHPVEIKVFASKAGEQVLKWYKMVDDVKNSFDGYRVEVNANSPFLAGSIQTGKYSCLVIAPATANTIAKISMGIADTLLCNSALMALKAYVPVIVMPSDYEEGEVITDLPDGKKLRLRIRKEDVDHVEKLKMIDGILVVTEPEEIERKIAEILKSRLNEE; from the coding sequence ATGGATAAAAAGCTCAGAATTGCCTGGGGAATCACGGGAGCAGGGGATAGAATCAAAGAGACATTTGACGTTATGAAGAATATAAAAAGGAACCACCCCGTCGAAATAAAGGTATTTGCCTCCAAGGCAGGTGAGCAGGTTTTAAAATGGTATAAAATGGTGGACGATGTTAAAAACTCTTTTGACGGTTACAGGGTGGAAGTAAACGCCAATTCTCCATTTCTCGCAGGTTCGATTCAAACGGGGAAGTATTCCTGTCTGGTGATAGCTCCCGCAACCGCAAACACAATTGCAAAGATATCGATGGGTATTGCCGACACTCTGCTGTGCAATTCTGCCCTCATGGCTCTAAAGGCGTATGTACCCGTCATAGTAATGCCCTCCGATTACGAGGAAGGAGAGGTCATCACAGACCTTCCAGATGGCAAAAAACTCAGACTGAGAATCAGAAAAGAGGACGTGGACCACGTTGAAAAGCTTAAAATGATAGATGGCATACTGGTCGTAACCGAACCTGAGGAAATCGAGAGAAAAATAGCAGAAATACTGAAATCGAGATTGAATGAAGAATGA
- the ribA gene encoding GTP cyclohydrolase II, with amino-acid sequence MDCNGTVIHDGKKAIVSFPAELVDTQSINLLMKNCDRIILAMPWKNIVYLGLNRYRFYDGRYIPVDYRDNGEAGKKAEFIRKLAEGKIKQDEIIYPGNIFVEEVKENGVLERPFFGEASIDVSRLNNLKLTAVYGYLMNEDGSYADPDFARDFADEKGFEFTSIQEIIDKRLKGEKLVRRVVEATLPTKFYGTFRAVGYETPLGEIVALVRGSNLREVPVRIHSECLTGDIFHSLRCDCGEQLEKALKKIDVENRGVLIYMRGHEGRGIGLLNKLMAYRLQEDGKDTVEANLELGFPSDMRSYGIAAQILLDLGVKKVRLMTNNPEKIEELKAYGFEVVREPIEIEPHEENYVYLKTKKEKMGHMICIND; translated from the coding sequence ATGGACTGCAACGGCACAGTAATTCATGATGGAAAAAAGGCAATTGTGAGTTTTCCTGCCGAATTGGTGGATACACAATCCATAAATCTCCTGATGAAGAACTGTGACAGGATTATTCTCGCAATGCCCTGGAAGAATATCGTTTATCTCGGGCTTAACAGGTACAGATTCTATGACGGGAGGTACATACCTGTGGATTACAGAGACAACGGAGAGGCGGGGAAAAAAGCCGAATTCATCAGAAAACTTGCAGAAGGTAAAATAAAGCAGGATGAAATAATATATCCCGGAAATATTTTCGTTGAAGAGGTTAAGGAAAACGGAGTTCTCGAAAGACCCTTTTTTGGCGAAGCCAGTATTGACGTTTCAAGGCTGAATAATCTGAAGCTAACAGCGGTCTACGGGTACCTCATGAACGAGGATGGAAGCTATGCAGACCCGGACTTTGCAAGAGACTTTGCCGACGAGAAAGGTTTCGAGTTTACATCAATACAGGAGATAATCGATAAAAGATTGAAGGGGGAAAAGCTCGTCAGACGGGTTGTTGAGGCAACACTTCCAACCAAATTTTACGGCACGTTCAGAGCGGTGGGGTACGAGACGCCCCTCGGAGAAATCGTGGCCCTCGTGAGAGGAAGCAACCTAAGAGAGGTTCCTGTCAGAATTCATTCTGAATGTCTCACCGGCGACATTTTCCACTCCCTGAGATGCGATTGCGGAGAACAGCTTGAAAAGGCACTGAAAAAAATTGATGTCGAAAACAGAGGTGTTCTTATATACATGAGGGGTCATGAGGGCAGAGGAATTGGCCTGCTCAACAAGCTCATGGCATACAGGCTTCAGGAAGATGGCAAGGATACGGTCGAGGCAAACCTGGAGCTTGGATTCCCATCAGACATGAGAAGTTACGGCATAGCGGCGCAGATCTTGCTTGACCTCGGAGTGAAAAAAGTGAGACTCATGACAAACAATCCGGAAAAAATTGAGGAACTCAAGGCCTACGGATTTGAGGTCGTGAGAGAGCCGATAGAGATTGAGCCGCACGAAGAAAACTACGTTTACCTGAAAACCAAGAAGGAAAAGATGGGGCACATGATCTGCATAAATGATTGA
- the moaA gene encoding GTP 3',8-cyclase MoaA encodes MLVDRFGRKITNLRISVTSRCNLNCFYCHREGYHSGDELSPDEIAEIAEAFKELGIRKVKITGGEPLVRKDIVEVVEKLPKFDEISMTTNGQLLSRYVDDLKRAGLDRVNVSLDTLDAKKYRAMTRGGKIERVIEGIEEAIKAGLTPVKLNMVLIAGLNLDEIDGMIEFARRFRGKLILQFIELVNLNYNGEGYFDVFRLKERFERSAREIRVRGMQKRRQYIFDDFAVELVKPVDNSEFCHSCNRIRVTADGKIKPCLMRNDNLVDVRGLSGERLLNVIRDAILLREPYYRGD; translated from the coding sequence ATGCTTGTCGACAGATTTGGAAGAAAGATCACGAATCTGAGGATTTCTGTAACTTCGAGGTGCAACCTGAACTGTTTTTACTGTCACAGGGAAGGTTATCATAGTGGAGATGAGCTTTCTCCAGACGAGATAGCCGAAATTGCCGAAGCTTTCAAAGAACTGGGTATCAGGAAGGTCAAGATCACAGGGGGAGAACCCCTTGTGAGGAAGGATATCGTAGAGGTCGTAGAAAAGCTTCCAAAATTTGATGAAATCTCGATGACAACCAACGGACAGCTTTTGAGCAGGTATGTCGATGATTTGAAACGTGCTGGACTGGACAGAGTTAACGTGAGTCTTGACACCCTTGATGCGAAAAAATACCGGGCAATGACGAGAGGCGGGAAGATTGAAAGGGTCATTGAGGGGATAGAAGAAGCAATTAAAGCCGGTTTGACTCCCGTAAAGCTCAACATGGTCCTAATTGCTGGACTGAATCTTGATGAAATTGATGGAATGATCGAATTCGCCAGAAGGTTCAGAGGAAAACTTATTCTGCAATTTATAGAACTTGTCAATCTTAACTATAATGGGGAGGGGTATTTTGACGTGTTCCGGCTTAAAGAGCGATTTGAAAGAAGTGCGAGGGAAATCAGGGTCAGGGGCATGCAGAAAAGAAGGCAGTACATATTCGATGACTTTGCCGTTGAACTTGTAAAGCCTGTTGATAATTCGGAGTTCTGCCATTCCTGCAACAGAATAAGGGTTACAGCTGATGGAAAAATAAAACCATGTCTTATGAGAAACGACAATCTTGTTGACGTTCGTGGCTTAAGCGGAGAAAGATTATTAAACGTTATAAGAGATGCGATACTGTTGAGAGAGCCTTATTACAGGGGTGATTGA